AGAAAGAAAGACTAGAGAAAGAGCGAATTAAAGAAAGTGATCAGTGTGCAAAGAAGATATATTCTACAACTGGAACGCCGATAAAAGGATCATTAACCCTAGCAAATTTTCTTAGAAGAACAAATATTCACTATAAAGACTTAATTAAGTATAATTTAACAACTCAAAGTATTCCTTTAGATGTTGAAGAAGGAGTTGAGATAGATATTAAATATAGTGGTTATTTAGAAAGACAAAAATCTCAAATAAATCAAATAAAACAGCAAAGTAAAAAGTTATTACCAAAAAATTTAAACTACAATAATATAGAAACACTATCTAAAGAAGCGAGGGAAAAATTAACCATTTCTCAGCCCAAAAGCCTTGGACATGCTGCTCAACTTCCAGGCGTGAGCAAAGCTGATCTAACTGCACTTCTCGTTTGGTTGAAAATCGAGCAAATGAAAAAAGATGAAAGAAAAGACTCACTTCAAATAACAAATTAATAATAGTGAATTCACGTCAATCTCAATTACCCTCGCCTGAAGTGATTTGGAAAGCATCGAAAGAAAGTGTTCTTTCAGGAAGAGGGAATTATAAGCTTTCTGGAGCTTGGCAGTTAATGCTATTGGGTGACGGCAGCCCAACAAGACATCTCAAGCTCTTAACAGGTCATGAAGTTGCCATAAAAGTTATTTCTATGGCAATGGAAAATAATAATGAAATTGGTGTACCAGAAGAAGTCAATGAGTTAGAACCACCCTTAATACGAAGACAAGTTTGGCTGACATGCGGAGACTTAACCCTGGCATGGGCTGAAAGCTGGTGGAATTATCAAGAAGCAGAAACACATCTGCGCAACAAGGATCAACCTATCTGGAAAAGCCTCACACAAGGTCGCTCAGAACTTTTCAGAGAGGTAGATGGATTGAGTTTAGTCAATGCCAATTGGCTGAAATTAGAATTCAATGAAGAAGGTCCTTTTTGGAGCAGGCATTACCGATTTTTTCGTCAACAAAAAGAATTAACAGTAATCAGAGAAGTTTTTAGCCCAAAGTTAGAAAAATGGCTAGGACCAATACCAAGGAAGGCTTTTTGAGAAAATCAGTACTTTCTTCGACTAGATCTTGGTATGTTTTTTCTTTTTTGAGGAGTTCGTTCATCTAGAAAAGAATCGTTGAAATCCGGTGCATTTTGCTTAATTAAATTATCTTTTCTTTCCCACTTATTTAATTTAAAAGATTGATCATCTGGCCATTCATCCAGTTCATCTGAATTATTTCTCCTTTCTTCAATCTGAGGTGGTAAAGCTTTAGGGGCTCTTAAGGAAATCGCACTTAAGGGTCTTTTTATATTGTTTATGCTTTCCTGAAACGGTTCATCATCTAAATCTGCATTATCCAACCAATCGTCATCATCCTCAAAAAACCAATCAATTTTCTCTTCCATCCAACGACCAACTTTTTCGAAATTTGGCGAAGTATCTTGATCTTGCCACCCTCGCCTTCTTTGACCAGGGCGATTACCTGCAACACCATCTACAACCTGTTTTCCAGTTTGTATCCACTTATCCATTCTGCGATCAAGGGGTGCTCGAGATCGCTGACGAATTTGATTACGATTTTTATATGAGCTCATCTTTTAAATTTAACGCTTTCAAAGCAACAAGTGAATCTCCGTAAAGATGAAATTATTCAAGAATTCAAATAAAAGCTCATTAAAAAAGATTATTTATTACTTATTGAAAAAAGTTGAAATTCAAGTACGCATTTTTGATCCCATCGCCCTCCAAAATAATTATTACAACAACTGCGACAGGCAGCGCCTTTAACAATTCGTTGATAACTAAAACTTTTTTTACAAGAAGGGCAAGTTGCCACCCATTTGGGAATTCGTTTTGAGATTGGGAACGAGTGTCGAATTGTTACTTGAAAATCAGTTTGAACAGAATTGATCTCTGCCATACGTTTATGAAAATGAGGCCCGTGAGCCTCTTCAACTTTCAGGACAAGATCTATCCAGGCATGAATCATTTCGTGGCACAAGGTACTCTTCAATGCCTTTTGGGGAAGATTCTCCAATACCGGTCTAGACAGTATTATTTCACTAGCTTTAACTCCTAAGAAATTCGTTTTACTTCTATAGATCCCAGCCGTAGTGCGCATGCGGCCATCACTCCAACGAACAGAGACTCTTGGAACTCCATTCTCGAACAAAGAGTTCTGAAAATATTGCCTGTTTAATTCAATAAATAATGGTAAAACAGGTATTAAAGACATTGATGTCGAGAGCTCATTAGCATTATTATTCCGATAACATTCTGTCTGACTATCAATAACAAACAAGCTAATCTAATGGCTAATAAGTCAGAATCTTTAACTAAACGGAATTAAAAAAATGGATAGTGCTCTTATCAAAGCAATTGGATTAAAAGCTCTCTTGGTTGGAGTTGGCGCACTTCTCCTTTTTTGGACATTTAACGCAATTAAGCTCGTTATAAGTGCTAGAGGCATAAATCCTCTTGTGAAAAAGTTTTTTGATCAGATTGCAGCTGGACGAATAGATGGAGCCTATAGACTTACCACAAAAGCTTATAAAACACATGTCAATAGACAAGACTTCATCAAATTTTTGGGTAGCTTGCAATTAAATCGATATAGAAACTTGAAGTCAGGGCGTCCAAGGATAGAAGACAATCAAAT
This is a stretch of genomic DNA from Prochlorococcus marinus str. MIT 0912. It encodes these proteins:
- a CDS encoding RNA helicase, coding for MSSYKNRNQIRQRSRAPLDRRMDKWIQTGKQVVDGVAGNRPGQRRRGWQDQDTSPNFEKVGRWMEEKIDWFFEDDDDWLDNADLDDEPFQESINNIKRPLSAISLRAPKALPPQIEERRNNSDELDEWPDDQSFKLNKWERKDNLIKQNAPDFNDSFLDERTPQKRKNIPRSSRRKY
- a CDS encoding chorismate lyase, with the translated sequence MNSRQSQLPSPEVIWKASKESVLSGRGNYKLSGAWQLMLLGDGSPTRHLKLLTGHEVAIKVISMAMENNNEIGVPEEVNELEPPLIRRQVWLTCGDLTLAWAESWWNYQEAETHLRNKDQPIWKSLTQGRSELFREVDGLSLVNANWLKLEFNEEGPFWSRHYRFFRQQKELTVIREVFSPKLEKWLGPIPRKAF
- a CDS encoding SprT family zinc-dependent metalloprotease translates to MSLIPVLPLFIELNRQYFQNSLFENGVPRVSVRWSDGRMRTTAGIYRSKTNFLGVKASEIILSRPVLENLPQKALKSTLCHEMIHAWIDLVLKVEEAHGPHFHKRMAEINSVQTDFQVTIRHSFPISKRIPKWVATCPSCKKSFSYQRIVKGAACRSCCNNYFGGRWDQKCVLEFQLFSISNK